In a genomic window of Lepisosteus oculatus isolate fLepOcu1 chromosome 3, fLepOcu1.hap2, whole genome shotgun sequence:
- the apc gene encoding adenomatous polyposis coli protein isoform X4 codes for MMRFLTNRGCYDSSGFIMEVLKQLQGSIEEESMGSSGQIDLLERLKEMNLDASNFPGVKLRPKVSLRSYGSQEGSMSGRSGESSPVPMASFPRKGVVNGGRESTGYLEELEKERSLLLAELEKEEKEKDWYYAQLQNLTKRIDSLPLTENFSLQTDMTRRQLEYEARQIRAAMEEQLGTCQDMEKRAQARVARIQQIEKDMLRIRQHLQSQPGESEKASQTKHDPASRDSERQNEAGQAAAESGMGSTGCGQGPSARMDHEAANEMSCSYSVPRRLTSHLGTKVTEDSKPQVEMVYSLLSMLGTHDKDDMSRTLLAMSSSQDSCIAMRQSGCLPLLIQLLHGNDKDSVLLGNSRGSKEARARASAALHNIIHSQPDDKRGRREIRVLHLLEQIRAYCETCWEWQEAHERGVDQDKNPMPSPVEHQICPAVCVLMKLSFDEEHRHAMNELGGLQAIGELLQVDCEMYGLTNDHYSVTLRRYAGMALTNLTFGDVANKATLCSMKGCMRAMVAQLKSESEDLQQVIASVLRNLSWRADVNSKKTLREVGSVKALMECALDVKKESTLKSVLSALWNLSAHCTENKADICAVDGALAFLVSTLTYRSQTNTLAIIESGGGILRNVSSLIATNEEHRQILRENNCLQTLLQHLKSHSLTIVSNACGTLWNLSARNAKDQEALWDMGAVSMLKNLIHSKHKMIAMGSAAALRNLMANRPAKYKDANIMSPGSSLPSLHARKQKALIEELDAQHLSETFDNIDNLSPKASHRSKPRHKQNVYSEYVLDSGRHNDDGLCRPESFNPNNITVLSPYMNTPVLSSSSSRDSRGNSEGSRAEKDRSLDRERRGAGPGGFHPSTDNTSKRIGMQISTTAAQIAKVMEEVQSMHISQEERPVGTSTDIHCMQEDISGIRRSSTHTHSNVYAFNKPEHPNRTCPMPYVKMEYRASNDSLNSVSSSDGYGKRGQMKPSVDSYSEDDEGKFCSYGKYPADLAHKIHSANHMEDNDGDLDTPINYSLKYSDEQLNSGRQSPSQNERWARPKHLVEDEMKRNDQKSVRSQNQAYQMYTESTSDSEEKHMKYQSRFVQPECPGGFRRSSNSSEQSRGSSSHGMNKKISQPMCPVDDYEDDKPTNYSERYSEEEQHDEEDQPTNYSIKYSEEHHHVEQPIDYSLKYSSESPSSQKSIFTHSKSSSAKSSAKDHLTQGSGTSSGTASKTSSRQSQLHPSSAQTRSGPPQVHQKTSTCKAPSINQETIQTYCVEDTPICFSRGSSLSSLSSAEDEMEGREQPRSSANNYPTLPIVDKEASGVLSEQPVAEGQSSSQYMRMKPHRNQASNVATSDGSRHKAVEFSSGAKSPSKSGAQTPKSPPEHYVHETPLMFSRCTSVSSLDSFESHSIASSVQSEPCSGMVSGIISPSDLPDSPGQTMPPSRSKTPPPPHATQIKHKMKVPTHVEKRELAPRHVAVNTAVQKVQVLPDNDTLLHFATESTPDGFSCSSSLSALSLDEPFIQKDIELRIMPPVHEDDHGNEDTEKEDTKEAKTEDKPEVPCELGSDDDDIEILEECINSAMPTKSSRKTKKPSPSTTSRIPPPVARKPSQLPVYKLLPSQNRGQQQKHVSFTHGEDMPRVYCVEGTPINFSTATSLSDLTIESPPNELANAETTSMGAGPATIERRDTNPEGRSTDTKDVIKGPSTPPVAVEDEKPEECEEILAECISSAMPKGKSHKPFRVKKIIDQVQHTSASPGSPGPQDSEKKKPTSPVKPMPQSSEYRARVMKRAEPTNTCPPEGSFSDKNKEVKKRDPKTASREYTNKPPGSEERIRGSFAFDSPHHYTPIEGTPYCFSRNDSLSSLDFDDDELDFSKEKAELKKEKEQKKASTKNTIEQPSSYPSTGRTQMFHRPSPNRPPAKPLLQKQATFPQTSKETTGSITDEKMQNFAIEDTPVCFSRNSSLSSLSDIDQENNNKDSNQKENSNTQAEESRPQASGYAPKAFHVEDTPVCFSRNSSLSSLSIDSEDDLLQECISSAMPKKKKQPTRIKGDDHGLIEDKNVGGILAEETDLSLDLRDAQSPISEQALSPDSESFDWKAIQEGANSIVSSLHQAAASLSRQASSDSDSILSLKSGISIGSPFHLTPDQEEKPITSGKGPRILKPGEKSTLESKKKEEEQAKSLKGGKKVYKSLITGKARSNLEGVSSQQKHVPVPMISRGRTMIHIPGVRSSSPSTSPVPKKTPPKSGTSKTPAQGQTSGNSPRSKTPVKSDPNSASRQQSSQGGSSKASSRSGSRDSTPSRPTQQPLTRPMQSPGRTSVSPGRNGISPSNKLSQLPRTSSPSTASTKSTGSARMSYTSPGRHLGQQTPTKQSGLPRSTSGIPRSESASKGLNQSAASGSAKKVELSRMSSTKSSGSESDRSERPVLVRQSTFIKEAPSPTLKRKLEESASFESLSPSSRPVSPNRSQSQTPVLSPSLPDMSLTLPHQGSCWKKSPHAQNSSSENGDGRSLGRHDIARSHSESPSRLPINRSGTWKREHSKHSSSLPRVSTWKRTGSSSSILSASSESSEKAKSEDERQSASPAQGAKSKESHAPLKGTWRKIKESDIPQLTNYQTQDPSSDALVADCKLLVHQMAPAVSKTEDVWVRIEDCPINNPRSGKSPTGNTPPVIDSLPEKLIADDSDANDPQSKQPMVNENAPVRVLGLENVNSITKSEYTDKKGMDGKAAASNPGATPETHENPISERTPFSSSNSSKHSSPSGAVAARVTPFNYNPSPRKSSNDGTSARPSQIPTPVNSSTKKRDSKGEGVESSGNQSPKRLSGSYLVTSV; via the exons gtCTTTATTACTGGCCGAGTTGGAGAAAGAAGAGAAGGAAAAGGACTGGTATTATGCTCAGCTTCAGAATCTCACAAAAAGGATTGATAGCCTTCCCCTTACAGAAAAT TTTTCTCTGCAGACAGACATGACCCGCAGACAGCTTGAATATGAAGCGCGACAGATAAGGGCAGCAATGGAAGAACAACTTGGAACATGTCAAGACATGGAGAAGCGAGCACAG GCAAGAGTGGCTAGAATTCAGCAGATTGAGAAGGACATGCTTCGTATTCGCCAACACTTACAGTCCCAGCCAGGAGAATCAGAG AAGGCGTCGCAAACCAAGCATGACCCAGCTTCACGTGATTCAGAGAGACAGAATGAGGCAGGACAGGCAGCTGCAGAATCTGGAATGGGTTCCACGGGGTGTGGTCAG GGTCCAAGTGCCCGAATGGATCACGAGGCAGCCAATGAAATGAGCTGTAGTTATTCTGTCCCAAGACGACTGACAAGTCACCTGGGTACCAAGGTAACCGAAGATTCCAAGCCCCAG GTGGAAATGGTTTATTCTCTTCTCTCAATGCTCGGTACCCACGATAAAGACGACATGTCTCGTACTTTGCTGGCAATGTCAAGTTCCCAGGACAGCTGTATTGCAATGCGGCAATCGGGCTGCCTTCCTTTGCTAATCCAGCTGTTGCATGGCAATGATAAAGACTCGGTGCTGCTGGGTAATTCGCGAGGCAGTAAAGAGGCCCGTGCAAGGGCCAGTGCAGCTCTACACAACATCATTCACTCGCAGCCTGATGACAAGCGAGGGAGACGAGAGATTCGTGTTCTTCACCTGCTGGAGCAGATCCGGGCCTACTGTGAAACCTGTTGGGAATGGCAAGAGGCCCATGAGCGGGGAGTGGATCAGGACAAAAATCCCA TGCCTTCTCCAGTGGAGCATCAGATCTGCCCTGCTGTGTGCGTACTGATGAAACTGTCATTTGATGAAGAACACAGACATGCAATGAATGAGCTAG gaggaCTGCAAGCTATTGGAGAGCTGTTGCAGGTAGACTGTGAAATGTATGGACTCACTAATGACCACTACAGTGTAACTTTAAGAAGATATGCAGGAATGGCATTAACAAACCTGACTTTTGGAGATGTGGCAAATAAG GCAACTTTGTGTTCGATGAAAGGCTGCATGAGGGCAATGGTTGCCCAACTTAAATCTGAGAGTGAAGATCTACAGCAG GTTATCGCAAGTGTTCTGAGGAATTTGTCTTGGCGAGCGGATGTTAACAGTAAAAAGACTTTGCGTGAAGTGGGCAGTGTCAAAGCACTCATGGAATGTGCTCTGGATGTAAAGAAG gagTCTACCCTTAAGAGTGTCTTAAGTGCTCTGTGGAACCTGTCAGCCCACTGCACTGAAAATAAAGCTGATATCTGTGCTGTGGATGGTGCATTAGCATTTTTAGTTAGCACTTTAACATACAGAAGTCAAACCAATACCCTTGCTATCATAGAAAGTGGAGGAGGCATCCTACGAAACGTGTCCAGTCTAATCGCAACAAATGAAGAACATAG gCAAATACTGAGAGAAAATAACTGCCTACAGACACTACTTCAACATCTGAAATCTCACAGCTTAACAATAGTCAGTAATGCATGCGGAACACTGTGGAACCTTTCTGCTCGAAATGCAAAGGATCAAGAAGCATTGTGGGACATGGGAGCTGTTAGCATGCTTAAAAACCTGATTCACTCAAAGCACAAAATGATTGCAATGGGCAGTGCAGCAGCTTTAAGGAACCTCATGGCCAACCGACCAGCTAAATATAAGGATGCCAACATAATGTCCCCGGGATCTAGCTTGCCTTCCTTACATGCTAGGAAACAAAAGGCTTTAATAGAAGAATTAGATGCACAACATCTCTCAGAAACATTTGATAATATTGATAATTTGAGCCCCAAAGCTTCACATAGAAGCAAACCAAGACATAAACAAAATGTCTACAGTGAATATGTTTTGGACTCAGGACGTCATAATGATGATGGATTATGTAGGCCAGAGAGTTTTAATCCTAACAATATTACAGTGCTTTCACCTTACATGAACACTCCGGTGCTGTCTAGCTCTTCATCTCGAGATAGCAGAGGAAATTCAGAAGGTTCTAGAGCTGAAAAGGATCGAAGCCTTGACAGAGAAAGGAGAGGAGCTGGGCCTGGTGGGTTCCACCCTTCGACAGATAACACTTCCAAGAGAATAGGCATGCAGATATCTACAACAGCAGCACAGATTGCTAAGGTTATGGAAGAAGTACAGAGCATGCATATATCCCAAGAGGAAAGGCCTGTTGGAACGTCTACAGATATTCATTGCATGCAAGAGGATATAAGTGGCATAAGGCGTTCATCCACTCATACACATTCAAATGTGTATGCCTTCAATAAACCAGAACATCCAAATAGGACATGTCCAATGCCATATGTAAAAATGGAATACAGGGCATCAAATGATAGCTTGAATAGTGTGAGTAGCAGTGATGGGTATGGCAAAAGGGGTCAAATGAAGCCATCGGTGGACTCTTACTCAGAAGATGATGAAGGGAAATTCTGTAGCTATGGCAAATATCCAGCTGACCTAGCTCACAAAATACATAGTGCCAATCATATGGAAGACAATGATGGAGACCTGGACACTCCAATTAATTACAGTCTGAAGTATTCTGATGAACAGCTGAATTCGGGAAGGCAAAGTCCTAGTCAAAATGAAAGATGGGCAAGACCTAAACATCTTGTTGAAGATGAAATGAAACGAAATGATCAGAAATCAGTGAGATCTCAAAATCAAGCTTATCAAATGTATACTGAAAGCACTAGTGATAGTGAAGAAAAACACATGAAATATCAGTCTCGGTTTGTACAGCCAGAGTGTCCTGGTGGCTTCAGAAGGAGCTCCAACAGCTCTGAGCAAAGCAGGGGTAGCTCTAGTCATGGTATGAACAAAAAGATAAGTCAGCCGATGTGCCCGGTTGATGATTATGAAGATGATAAACCGACAAACTACAGTGAGCGCTATTCAGAAGAGGAGCAACATGATGAAGAGGATCAGCCaacaaattacagtataaagtataGTGAGGAGCATCACCATGTTGAACAACCAATTGATTATAGTTTAAAATACTCATCAGAATCCCCCTCTTCCCAAAAGTCTATATTTACTCATTCAAAGTCATCATCTGCTAAGAGCTCGGCAAAGGATCATTTAACACAGGGTAGTGGAACTTCATCTGGTACAGCATCCAAAACATCCAGCAGACAAAGCCAGCTACATCCTTCATCAGCTCAGACACGATCTGGGCCACCTCAGGTGCACCAAAAGACTTCGACATGCAAGGCACCCTCCATTAATCAAGAAACCATACAAACATACTGTGTGGAAGACACTCCAATCTGCTTTTCAAGGGGCAGTTCCTTGTCATCACTTTCTTCTGCAGAGGATGAAATGGAAGGGCGTGAGCAACCCAGAAGTTCTGCAAATAATTACCCAACTCTGCCAATTGTTGACAAAGAAGCCAGTGGTGTTTTGTCTGAACAGCCTGTAGCTGAAGGCCAGTCATCATCTCAGTACATGAGAATGAAGCCTCATAGAAATCAGGCTTCTAACGTGGCAACATCTGATGGATCAAGACATAAAGCTGTTGAATTTTCTTCTGGTGCCAAATCTCCATCCAAAAGTGGAGCACAGACTCCCAAAAGTCCCCCAGAGCACTATGTACATGAGACACCTCTAATGTTTAGCAGGTGTACCTCAGTCAGCTCTCTGGATAGCTTTGAGAGTCACTCAATTGCCAGTTCTGTACAGAGTGAACCATGTAGTGGCATGGTTAGTGGAATTATTAGTCCAAGTGATCTTCCAGACAGTCCTGGGCAAACAATGCCCCCAAGCCGAAGCAAGACTCCGCCACCACCACACGCAACTCagattaaacacaaaatgaaagtgCCTacgcatgttgaaaagagagagCTAGCTCCAAGACATGTAGCTGTAAACACCGCTGTTCAAAAAGTCCAGGTACTTCCGGACAATGACACACTCTTACATTTTGCAACCGAAAGCACACCAGATGGATTTTCTTGTTCTTCAAGTTTAAGTGCACTAAGTCTTGATGAGCCCTTTATTCAGAAAGATATTGAACTTAGAATTATGCCTCCAGTTCATGAAGATGATCATGGTAATGAAGACACTGAAAAAGAAGACACTAAAGAAGCCAAGACTGAAGATAAGCCTGAAGTTCCATGTGAACTTGGTTCTGATGATGATGACATTGAGATATTGGAAGAGTGTATAAACTCTGCTATGCCAACCAAGTCCTCAAGAAAAACCAAAAAGCCATCACCATCAACCACTTCCAGAATACCTCCACCTGTAGCCCGAAAACCAAGTCAGCTGCCTGTGTATAAACTTCTCCCTTCACAAAACAGGGGACAGCAGCAAAAGCATGTCAGTTTTACTCATGGGGAAGATATGCCAAGAGTTTATTGTGTTGAGGGAACCCCCATTAACTTTTCAACAGCAACATCTCTTAGTGATCTTACCATCGAATCCCCTCCAAATGAGTTAGCAAATGCTGAAACCACCAGCATGGGAGCAGGGCCTGCCACTATTGAAAGAAGAGATACCAATCCAGAAGGGAGAAGCACTGATACAAAGGATGTCATCAAAGGTCCCTCTACACCTCCAGTTGCAGTGGAAGATGAAAAACCTGAGGAATGTGAGGAGATTCTTGCTGAGTGTATAAGTTCTGCCATGCCAAAGGGTAAAAGTCATAAGCCTTTCAGAGTGAAAAAAATTATAGATCAGGTACAGCACACATCTGCATCTCCAGGGAGTCCAGGACCacaagattcagaaaaaaagaagcctACATCTCCAGTGAAGCCTATGCCTCAAAGCAGTGAATATAGAGCTCGAGTAATGAAAAGAGCAGAGCCTACCAACACTTGTCCACCTGAGGGCTCTTTCTCTGATAAAAacaaggaagtaaaaaaaagagatcCAAAAACTGCCTCTAGAGAGTACACAAACAAACCTCCAGGCAGTGAAGAGCGAATACGAGGGAGTTTTGCTTTTGATTCACCTCACCATTATACACCAATAGAGGGTACGCCTTATTGCTTTTCTCGTAATGATTCTCTTAGTTCATTAGACTTTGATGATGATGAACtggacttttctaaagaaaaggcagaacttaaaaaagaaaaagagcagaaaaaagCTTCAACAAAAAATACCATTGAACAGCCTTCTAGCTACCCATCCACCGGTAGAACACAGATGTTTCATAGACCTTCTCCTAACAGGCCACCAGCAAAACCTCTTCTGCAGAAACAAGCAACTTTCCCACAGAcatccaaagaaaccacaggatCAATTACAGATGAAAAGATGCAGAACTTTGCTATTGAAGATACACCTGTGTGTTTTTCTAGAAACTCTTCCCTCAGCTCATTGAGTGATATagaccaagaaaacaataataagGACTCCAATCAGAAAGAAAATTCAAACACCCAGGCAGAAGAATCCAGGCCTCAGGCATCTGGTTATGCACCCAAGGCCTTCCATGTTGAAGATACGCCAGTATGCTTTTCTAGGAACAGTTCCCTTAGTTCTCTTAGCATTGATTCAGAAGATGACCTTCTGCAAGAATGTATCAGTTCGGCAatgccaaaaaagaaaaaacagccaACTAGAATCAAAGGAGATGACCATGGGTTAATTGAAGATAAAAATGTAGGTGGCATATTAGCTGAAGAAACAGATTTAAGTTTGGACCTAAGAGATGCACAAAGTCCCATTTCAGAGCAGGCTCTTTCACCTGATTCTGAATCTTTTGATTGGAAGGCCATTCAAGAAGGTGCTAACTCTATAGTGAGTAGCTTGCATCAGGCTGCTGCTAGCCTCTCTAGACAGGCCTCTTCTGATTCTGATTCAATCCTGTCTCTTAAGTCTGGTATTTCAATAGGATCTCCTTTCCATCTTACACCGGACCAAGAAGAGAAACCAATAACCTCCGGTAAAGGCCCAAGAATCTTAAAACCAGGGGAAAAGAGCACTTTAGAATCAAAGAAGAAAGAGGAAGAGCAAGCAAAAAGCCTTAAAGGTGGAAAGAAAGTGTATAAAAGTCTGATAACTGGGAAGGCGCGATCCAATCTTGAGGGTGTTTCTTCTCAACAGAAACACGTCCCTGTTCCCATGATTTCACGTGGAAGAACCATGATTCATATTCCTGGTGTACGAAGCAGTTCACCAAGCACCAGTCCAGTTCCAAAAAAGACACCGCCAAAAAGTGGTACCTCAAAAACACCTGCCCAAGGCCAGACTTCTGGTAATTCTCCTAGGAGTAAAACACCTGTTAAATCAGACCCAAACAGTGCAAGTAGGCAACAGAGTTCTCAAGGAGGATCAAGTAAGGCATCTTCTCGATCGGGTTCGAGAGATTCAACTCCTTCTAGGCCTACACAGCAGCCTTTGACCAGACCCATGCAATCACCTGGTCGCACATCTGTGTCACCTGGACGAAATGGCATAAGTCCTTCTAACAAGTTGTCACAATTACCCCGCACATCATCCCCAAGTACAGCTTCTACCAAGTCAACAGGTTCGGCTAGAATGTCCTATACTTCTCCAGGCAGACATTTAGGGCAGCAAACCCCCACAAAGCAGAGTGGTTTACCTAGAAGTACTAGTGGAATTCCAAGGAGTGAATCAGCTTCCAAGGGCTTGAACCAGTCAGCAGCTTCTGGTTCTGCTAAAAAGGTAGAGCTGTCAAGGATGTCTTCCACAAAGTCCAGTGGAAGTGAGTCTGATAGGTCTGAGAGACCTGTACTGGTACGTCAGTCAACCTTTATAAAAGAAGCCCCTAGTCCAACACTAAAGCGAAAACTAGAAGAGTCTGCTTCCTTTGAGTCTTTATCTCCTTCCTCTAGGCCAGTATCTCCAAACCGATCCCAGTCACAGACACCAGTGTTAAGTCCTTCTCTGCCAGATATGTCATTAACTTTGCCACATCAAGGTAGCTGTTGGAAGAAATCCCCTCACGCTCAAAATTCATCATCTGAAAATGGTGATGGAAGATCACTGGGAAGGCATGATATTGCTCGCTCCCATTCTGAAAGTCCTTCCAGACTGCCCATTAACAGGTCTGGCACTTGGAAGCGAGAGCACAGCAAACACTCTTCATCCCTGCCAAGAGTAAGTACATGGAAGAGAACAGGGAGCTCCTCATCTATACTTTCAGCATCTTCTGAATCTAGTGAAAAAGCAAAAAGCGAAGATGAAAGGCAGAGTGCAAGTCCTGCTCAAGGAGCTaaaagtaaagagagccatgCCCCTTTGAAAGGAACTTGGAGAAAAATTAAGGAAAGTGACATTCCTCAGTTGACAAATTACCAAACCCAGGATCCATCAAGTGATGCACTTGTTGCTGATTGTAAACTTTTGGTTCATCAGATGGCTCCTGCTGTGTCCAAAACTGAGGATGTGTGGGTCAGAATTGAGGACTGTCCTATAAACAACCCTAGGTctggaaaatcaccaacaggcAACACTCCTCCAGTTATTGACAGTTTGCCAGAAAAATTAATTGCTGATGACTCGGATGCAAATGACCCACAGTCTAAACAACCCATGGTGAATGAAAATGCACCTGTTCGTGTTCTTGGTTTAGAAAATGTGAATTCAATCACCAAGAGTGAATACACTGACAAAAAAGGAATGGATGGCAAGGCAGCTGCAAGCAATCCAGGTGCAACACCAGAGACTCATGAAAATCCCATCAGTGAGCGCACCCCTTTCAGTTCTTCAAATTCCAGTAAGCACAGCTCTCCCAGTGGTGCTGTCGCAGCAAGAGTGACCCCATTCAATTACAATCCAAGCCCTAGAAAGAGCAGCAATGATGGCACATCTGCTCGACCATCACAGATCCCAACACCAGTGAACAGcagcacaaaaaaaagagaCTCCAAAGGAGAAGGTGTTGAGTCAAGTGGAAATCAAAGTCCCAAACGTCTTTCTGGATCATACCTTGTGACTTCTGTGTGA